A genomic region of Candidatus Dadabacteria bacterium contains the following coding sequences:
- a CDS encoding nucleotidyl transferase AbiEii/AbiGii toxin family protein — MLSNVIICFPGFSPVSAKYRHFPTPLSSRGGGTALRKCYFDDYRFSEDLDFTGLPAAPRGDNMENSIREACEIVQQRLLKEPVNIVCKRYKERRPHPGNQEAFKIRARLPWHNYPLTGIMVEITMDEKILRPQQRRKIIHHYDEPLEAEINTYSLEEVVAEKLRAVLQNVDRFKSSRWVRPRARDYYDLWHILSARKNDMDFTDFSSFLRNKCSTKNIMFTSAEDFFDDGLLALVGKDWERSLGDIVPDPPALKMVLSDLRVQIAGLFS; from the coding sequence ATGTTATCGAACGTGATTATCTGCTTTCCTGGATTCTCGCCGGTATCAGCCAAGTACCGGCACTTTCCGACACCCTTGTCTTCAAGGGGGGGGGGTACGGCTCTCAGGAAATGTTATTTCGATGATTATCGCTTTTCCGAGGACCTGGATTTTACCGGACTCCCCGCGGCTCCCAGAGGCGATAACATGGAAAATTCCATTCGGGAAGCGTGCGAGATCGTTCAACAGAGACTCCTGAAAGAACCCGTTAATATTGTCTGTAAACGCTATAAGGAAAGGCGCCCTCACCCTGGAAATCAGGAAGCTTTCAAAATACGGGCCCGCCTCCCTTGGCATAATTATCCGCTTACCGGCATTATGGTGGAAATCACCATGGATGAAAAAATTCTCAGGCCCCAGCAAAGGCGAAAAATCATTCATCATTACGACGAACCGCTCGAAGCGGAAATCAATACGTATTCCCTTGAAGAAGTTGTCGCGGAAAAACTGCGGGCGGTATTGCAAAACGTTGACAGATTTAAAAGCAGCAGATGGGTCAGACCACGTGCTCGCGATTACTATGACCTCTGGCATATATTGAGCGCACGCAAGAATGACATGGACTTTACCGATTTCAGTTCTTTCCTGAGGAACAAGTGCTCGACAAAGAACATCATGTTCACAAGCGCTGAGGACTTTTTTGACGACGGCTTGCTTGCCCTCGTCGGCAAGGACTGGGAACGCTCACTTGGAGACATCGTGCCGGATCCGCCCGCATTGAAGATGGTACTCAGCGACCTGCGCGTACAGATTGCCGGTCTTTTCTCTTAA
- the dcd gene encoding dCTP deaminase produces the protein MGIKPDHWIRKMALEHKMIDPFVEGQVSKGVISYGLSSYGYDIRVSNEFKVFTNLHSAVVDPKNFDPNSFVEIENDYCIIPPNSFALAKTVEYFRIPRSTVTVCVGKSTYARCGIIVNVTPFEPEWEGYVTLEISNTTPIPAKIYSNEGIAQVLFFEGDEECQISYADKKGKYQKQTGITHPKISQR, from the coding sequence ATGGGAATCAAACCTGATCACTGGATAAGAAAAATGGCGCTTGAGCACAAGATGATAGACCCTTTTGTGGAAGGCCAGGTAAGCAAGGGCGTTATATCGTACGGCCTTTCCTCTTACGGCTACGATATCAGGGTAAGCAATGAGTTCAAGGTGTTTACCAACCTGCACAGCGCCGTCGTGGACCCTAAGAATTTCGATCCCAACTCCTTTGTGGAGATAGAGAACGATTACTGCATAATTCCGCCGAACTCCTTCGCGCTCGCAAAAACCGTTGAATATTTCAGGATACCCAGAAGCACCGTTACCGTGTGCGTCGGTAAATCCACTTACGCAAGGTGCGGAATAATCGTTAACGTCACCCCGTTTGAACCCGAATGGGAGGGATACGTGACGCTTGAAATTTCGAATACAACCCCCATTCCCGCGAAGATATATTCAAACGAGGGAATAGCCCAGGTGCTCTTTTTTGAGGGTGATGAGGAATGCCAGATTTCGTATGCGGACAAGAAGGGAAAATACCAGAAACAGACCGGCATAACGCATCCGAAAATTTCCCAGAGGTAG